A genomic window from Streptomyces mirabilis includes:
- a CDS encoding metal-sensitive transcriptional regulator, with amino-acid sequence MELELEGADLKAVLNRLRRAQGQISGVIRMIEEGRDCEDVVTQLAAASRALDRAGFAIIATGMQQCMTDIESGRKNGEDAQQMRARLEKLFLSLA; translated from the coding sequence GTGGAACTGGAGCTTGAGGGTGCGGACCTGAAGGCCGTGCTGAACCGACTGCGCCGCGCGCAGGGTCAGATCTCCGGCGTGATCCGGATGATCGAGGAGGGGCGCGACTGCGAGGACGTCGTCACCCAGCTCGCCGCCGCTTCACGCGCTCTCGACCGTGCCGGATTCGCGATCATCGCGACCGGCATGCAGCAGTGCATGACCGACATCGAGTCCGGCCGCAAGAACGGCGAGGACGCCCAGCAGATGCGCGCCCGCCTGGA
- a CDS encoding rhodanese-like domain-containing protein, whose protein sequence is MTSPLTPVSLATDQARTRLHELTVIDVRTPAEYASGHLPGALNIPLDHVRRALPEIRHAAERGDVLVVCASGARSENACKVLAEQGVATATLAGGTGAWAAEGHDLHRPAACDTRSGWSMERQVRFTAGAVVLLGLVLGLLVHSAFQLLAAGIAGGLVFSAVTDTCGMAALLGKLPHNRHRAADLDATLAALRSR, encoded by the coding sequence ATGACCAGCCCCCTCACCCCCGTCAGCCTCGCCACCGACCAGGCCCGCACCCGGCTCCACGAGCTCACCGTCATCGACGTGCGCACGCCCGCCGAGTACGCCTCCGGTCATCTGCCCGGCGCCCTGAACATCCCCCTGGACCACGTCCGCCGCGCCCTGCCGGAGATACGGCACGCCGCCGAGCGCGGTGACGTCCTCGTCGTGTGCGCCTCCGGCGCGCGCTCCGAGAACGCCTGCAAGGTGCTGGCCGAACAGGGTGTCGCCACGGCCACGCTCGCCGGCGGTACCGGCGCCTGGGCCGCCGAGGGGCACGACCTGCATCGTCCCGCCGCCTGCGACACTCGGTCCGGCTGGAGCATGGAGCGGCAGGTGCGCTTCACCGCCGGGGCGGTGGTGCTCCTGGGGCTCGTCCTCGGTCTGCTTGTGCACTCCGCCTTCCAGCTCCTCGCCGCGGGCATCGCGGGCGGGCTGGTCTTCTCCGCGGTCACCGACACATGCGGCATGGCGGCCCTCCTGGGCAAGCTGCCCCACAACCGCCACCGCGCGGCCGATCTCGACGCCACGCTCGCCGCCCTGCGCAGCCGCTGA
- a CDS encoding SHOCT domain-containing protein: MIAKMDGQAIGWMWVWPVLVVAGLLIIGYAVLRLARNGRGSASGASDSGSVARRILDERYAGGEIDEQEYQHRWRVLR; the protein is encoded by the coding sequence GTGATTGCGAAGATGGACGGGCAGGCGATCGGCTGGATGTGGGTGTGGCCGGTGCTGGTCGTGGCCGGTCTGCTGATCATCGGCTACGCCGTATTGCGGCTGGCGCGAAACGGCCGAGGATCTGCCAGCGGCGCGTCCGATTCGGGTTCGGTGGCGCGACGGATCCTCGATGAGCGCTACGCAGGCGGGGAGATCGACGAGCAGGAGTACCAGCACCGGTGGAGGGTGCTGCGGTGA
- a CDS encoding multicopper oxidase family protein: MTGAPISRRRALGLIGLGTANVAVGATNRATGPGAPSRGTSGQDLAQPPVLASRDGVLNVSLTAAPGVRLAGRDTLAWGYNGTCPGPTLRVRPGDLLRVRLVNHIDQPTNLHTHGLHVSPRGNGDNPFVTVDPDGSFDYAHRIPADHPPGTYWYHPHHHGTVADQIFAGLAGALLVDGGPDPDLPVTDDLALLVTDTTLDGAGRVAAPNMMARTMGREGDLVLVNGQHQPVITAAPGDAQRWRVINGCVSRVLALRLEGHRLTQLALDGAFLPTPAERDQVVLAPGNRTDLLVRPVRDGRYTLVADPYDRGSIGMMGGGPPTSGPVTLATLEASGPAATPPPLPVTLPAPPAPQGRVAGQRRLTFAMNMGMGMMGGTGTGMFTIDGRTFDPDRDDQTVPLDTVEEWTVVNTSPMDHPFHLHVWPFQVLATSTGAPPTGLRQDVVLVPARGWVRLRIPFTDYPGRSVYHCHVLDHEDLGMMATINVHR, from the coding sequence GTGACCGGCGCGCCGATCAGCCGGCGCCGGGCCTTGGGCCTGATCGGACTGGGCACGGCCAACGTCGCCGTCGGCGCGACCAACCGGGCCACCGGTCCGGGCGCCCCGAGCAGGGGCACCTCCGGCCAGGACCTGGCCCAACCGCCGGTGCTGGCCAGTCGCGACGGGGTCCTGAATGTGTCGCTGACCGCCGCCCCCGGAGTGCGCCTGGCCGGGCGGGACACCCTGGCATGGGGGTACAACGGCACCTGCCCGGGGCCAACCCTGCGGGTACGACCTGGGGACCTGCTGCGGGTGCGACTGGTCAACCACATCGACCAGCCGACCAACCTGCACACCCACGGCCTGCACGTGTCTCCGCGCGGCAACGGCGACAACCCGTTCGTCACCGTCGACCCCGACGGCAGCTTCGACTACGCGCACCGTATCCCGGCCGACCACCCGCCCGGCACGTACTGGTACCACCCGCATCACCACGGCACCGTCGCCGACCAGATCTTCGCCGGCCTGGCCGGGGCGCTGCTGGTCGACGGCGGTCCGGACCCGGATCTGCCGGTGACCGACGACCTGGCCCTGCTGGTCACCGACACCACCCTCGACGGGGCCGGCCGGGTCGCCGCGCCGAACATGATGGCCAGGACGATGGGCCGCGAAGGCGACCTGGTGCTGGTCAACGGCCAGCACCAACCCGTCATCACCGCCGCACCCGGCGATGCGCAGCGGTGGCGGGTCATCAACGGCTGTGTCTCCCGGGTGCTCGCGCTGCGGCTGGAGGGCCACCGGCTGACCCAGCTCGCCCTGGATGGGGCGTTCCTGCCGACCCCCGCCGAGCGGGACCAGGTGGTGCTGGCCCCGGGCAACCGGACCGACCTGCTGGTGCGCCCCGTCCGCGACGGCCGGTACACGCTGGTTGCCGACCCGTACGACCGGGGCAGTATCGGCATGATGGGCGGCGGCCCGCCCACCTCCGGTCCGGTCACCCTGGCCACCCTGGAAGCCTCCGGACCGGCCGCGACACCGCCGCCGCTGCCAGTCACCCTGCCGGCCCCGCCCGCCCCGCAAGGCCGGGTGGCCGGTCAGCGTCGGCTCACCTTCGCCATGAACATGGGCATGGGCATGATGGGCGGCACAGGCACGGGGATGTTCACCATCGACGGGCGCACCTTCGACCCGGACCGCGACGACCAGACCGTCCCGCTCGACACCGTCGAGGAGTGGACCGTGGTCAACACCAGTCCCATGGATCATCCGTTCCATCTGCACGTCTGGCCGTTTCAGGTGCTGGCAACCAGCACCGGCGCACCCCCGACCGGGCTGCGCCAGGATGTTGTGCTCGTGCCCGCGCGGGGCTGGGTGCGGCTGCGTATCCCGTTCACCGATTACCCCGGCCGCAGCGTCTACCACTGCCACGTTCTCGACCACGAGGACCTCGGCATGATGGCCACCATCAACGTCCACCGCTGA
- a CDS encoding OsmC family protein, translated as MTASTQQTPSANRPQSTDAHSFEVTHVDHDAYTVNIRGHRIQVDQPTEAGGTDTAPTPTELFAASLATCIAFYAGSYLHRHGLPRTGLRVRTEFTMATDRPARVASLRVVVVPPPELPEQRRAALLAVASHCTVHNTLHEPPEIEIELEP; from the coding sequence ATGACCGCCAGCACGCAGCAGACCCCGAGCGCGAACCGGCCGCAGTCCACGGACGCGCACAGTTTCGAGGTCACCCACGTCGATCACGACGCCTACACCGTGAACATCCGCGGCCACCGCATCCAGGTCGACCAGCCCACCGAGGCAGGCGGCACGGACACCGCGCCCACCCCCACCGAGCTGTTCGCCGCCTCCCTGGCCACCTGTATCGCCTTCTACGCGGGCAGCTACCTCCACCGGCACGGCCTGCCCCGCACCGGCCTGCGGGTCCGTACGGAGTTCACGATGGCCACCGACCGCCCCGCCCGGGTCGCCTCCCTGCGCGTCGTGGTCGTGCCGCCGCCGGAGCTCCCCGAGCAGCGCCGGGCCGCCCTGCTGGCGGTGGCCTCGCACTGCACGGTGCACAACACCCTCCACGAGCCGCCCGAGATCGAGATCGAACTGGAGCCATGA
- the sqr gene encoding type III sulfide quinone reductase, selenoprotein subtype, protein MGTHMVILGSGTAGTMTANRLQRTYDERDFRITVVDQDDDHVYQPGLLFVPFGLAQPHHLVRSRPQQLNTVVDYKQARIERVDLNGRTVYLGGGIRVSYDVLVVATGARLLPEETEGLTGPGWGENVFTFYDLPGAVGLRHALERFDGGRVVVDVADLPLKCPVAPLEFAFLADWYFQQRGIRDKVQLAYATPLDAAFTKPVAAKALGGLLADKGIELVTEFTLGEVDGPGGRLASYDEREVPFDLAVVVPLHGGAEYVGRSEGLGDELDFVPVDPHTLQHPEHPEVFAIGDASGLPASKAGSVAHFEGEVLVHNIGRFLAGQPLDASFDGHANCFVETGFHKALLIDFNYDTEPLPGHFPGPLGLPLLKESHANHLGKLAFEWLYWHSLLPGRELPGIGSAMPERGKRRAHA, encoded by the coding sequence ATGGGCACACACATGGTGATTCTCGGAAGCGGAACCGCCGGCACCATGACGGCCAACCGCCTGCAGCGCACGTACGACGAGCGAGATTTCCGGATCACGGTCGTCGACCAGGACGACGACCACGTCTATCAGCCCGGTCTGCTGTTCGTCCCTTTCGGGCTGGCCCAGCCCCACCACCTCGTCCGCTCCCGCCCGCAGCAGCTGAACACCGTCGTCGACTACAAGCAGGCACGGATCGAGCGAGTCGACCTGAACGGGCGGACGGTGTACCTCGGCGGTGGCATCCGGGTGTCCTACGACGTCCTTGTGGTCGCCACCGGCGCCCGGCTGTTGCCGGAGGAGACCGAGGGACTGACCGGTCCCGGCTGGGGCGAGAACGTCTTCACCTTCTACGACCTGCCCGGCGCCGTCGGTCTGCGCCATGCGCTGGAGCGCTTCGACGGCGGCCGCGTGGTGGTCGACGTGGCGGACCTGCCGCTCAAGTGCCCTGTGGCACCCCTGGAGTTCGCCTTCCTCGCCGACTGGTACTTCCAGCAGCGCGGCATCCGCGACAAGGTCCAACTGGCCTACGCCACCCCGCTGGACGCCGCCTTCACCAAGCCGGTCGCGGCGAAGGCGCTCGGCGGGCTGCTGGCGGACAAGGGCATCGAACTGGTCACCGAGTTCACCCTCGGCGAGGTCGACGGCCCGGGCGGTCGGCTGGCCTCGTACGACGAACGGGAGGTGCCGTTCGACCTGGCGGTCGTCGTCCCGCTGCACGGTGGCGCGGAGTACGTCGGACGCTCCGAGGGCCTCGGGGACGAGCTGGACTTCGTGCCCGTCGACCCGCATACCCTCCAACACCCCGAACATCCTGAGGTGTTCGCCATCGGGGACGCGTCCGGCCTGCCCGCCTCAAAGGCCGGGTCGGTGGCCCACTTCGAGGGCGAGGTTCTGGTGCACAACATTGGCCGCTTCCTCGCCGGGCAGCCCCTGGACGCCTCCTTCGACGGGCACGCCAACTGCTTCGTCGAGACCGGCTTCCACAAGGCCCTGCTCATTGACTTCAACTACGACACCGAACCGCTGCCCGGCCACTTCCCTGGCCCCCTCGGCCTGCCGCTGCTGAAGGAGTCGCACGCCAACCACCTCGGCAAGCTCGCTTTTGAGTGGCTGTACTGGCACAGCCTCCTGCCTGGCCGGGAGCTGCCCGGCATCGGCTCGGCCATGCCCGAGCGCGGCAAGCGCCGCGCCCACGCCTGA
- a CDS encoding TusE/DsrC/DsvC family sulfur relay protein yields MPTATYDGTPVPVDDEGFFTDPGRWTEPMAEQIAKELGIDTLTDRHWTVIRFMRIQYVEKGTGPTVRVLGKTSGVSVKELYQLFPKGPAKTAAKIAGIPKPRGCI; encoded by the coding sequence ATGCCCACCGCCACCTATGACGGCACTCCCGTCCCGGTCGACGACGAAGGCTTCTTCACCGACCCCGGCCGCTGGACCGAGCCGATGGCTGAACAGATCGCCAAGGAACTCGGCATCGACACATTGACCGACCGGCACTGGACGGTCATCCGCTTCATGCGCATCCAGTATGTAGAGAAGGGCACCGGGCCGACGGTTCGCGTCCTCGGCAAGACCTCCGGCGTCAGCGTCAAGGAGCTCTACCAGCTCTTCCCGAAGGGGCCGGCGAAGACTGCGGCGAAGATCGCCGGCATCCCCAAGCCCCGCGGCTGCATCTGA
- a CDS encoding DsrE/DsrF/DrsH-like family protein has product MADTATIEKISIIVSKGSLEGIYPALIMANGARAEGIEADLFFTFFGLDAITKKRWEHIKLATVGNPGLHLPTLLGGMPGVPDLITRYMERKMDRLDIPPIPEFLEMIADTGAGIYACKASVDLFELDKDDLVDQVQDIITVGEFYEHAAGGQIIYT; this is encoded by the coding sequence ATGGCTGACACCGCCACGATCGAGAAGATCTCGATCATTGTCTCCAAGGGATCCCTGGAGGGGATCTACCCGGCCCTGATCATGGCCAACGGCGCCCGCGCGGAGGGCATCGAGGCCGACCTGTTCTTCACCTTCTTTGGCCTCGACGCCATCACGAAGAAGCGCTGGGAGCACATCAAGCTCGCCACCGTGGGCAATCCGGGCCTGCACTTGCCGACCCTGCTCGGCGGCATGCCCGGCGTGCCGGACCTGATCACCCGGTACATGGAACGCAAGATGGACAGGCTCGACATCCCGCCGATCCCCGAGTTCCTCGAGATGATCGCCGACACCGGCGCGGGCATCTACGCCTGCAAGGCGTCGGTCGACCTGTTCGAACTCGACAAGGACGACCTCGTCGACCAGGTCCAGGACATCATCACGGTCGGCGAGTTCTACGAACACGCGGCCGGCGGCCAGATCATCTACACCTGA
- a CDS encoding PIG-L family deacetylase, producing the protein MTGSERGLPDGVRRVPTVVAHPDDESFGLGGLLTPLSDGGVPTTVLCFTHGEASTLHGRPGDLHTVRAGELACAAWELGVHRVELAGHPDGALVDIALPRLAAEVARLVGEQRPSHLLVFEPAPAQDAQAGPDRQG; encoded by the coding sequence ATGACCGGTTCCGAGCGCGGTCTGCCGGACGGAGTGCGGCGGGTGCCGACGGTGGTCGCCCATCCCGACGACGAGTCGTTCGGGCTGGGCGGCCTGCTGACCCCGCTGTCCGACGGCGGCGTGCCCACGACGGTGCTCTGCTTCACCCATGGTGAAGCGTCCACCCTGCACGGCAGGCCCGGCGACCTGCACACCGTCCGCGCGGGCGAACTCGCCTGCGCCGCATGGGAACTGGGCGTCCATCGCGTGGAACTGGCCGGTCACCCGGACGGTGCTCTCGTCGACATCGCGTTGCCCAGGCTTGCTGCGGAGGTGGCCCGCCTGGTCGGCGAGCAGCGTCCCAGTCACCTGCTCGTGTTCGAACCCGCCCCCGCCCAGGACGCCCAGGCCGGCCCCGATCGGCAGGGATGA
- a CDS encoding rhodanese-like domain-containing protein translates to MTTRADKPRLDPATLRDLTQDGDGPRLLDVRTPGEFRTAHIPGSYNVPLDTLREHRDELLHHLDEDVILICRSGARAAQAEQALAEAGLPNLRVLDGGVMAWETAGGPLTRGPERWDLERQVRLVAGTIVVVTGIVGLFVPGLHLIGTAVGAGLAFAALTNTCALGMLLAKLPYNRGPRTDLDTVVAALRGLS, encoded by the coding sequence ATGACCACCCGTGCCGACAAACCCCGACTCGATCCCGCAACGCTGCGCGACCTGACGCAGGACGGCGATGGCCCGCGCCTGCTGGACGTGCGTACACCCGGCGAGTTCCGCACCGCCCACATCCCCGGCTCCTACAACGTGCCCCTCGACACCCTGCGCGAGCACCGCGACGAACTGCTGCACCACCTCGACGAGGACGTCATACTCATCTGCCGCTCCGGCGCCCGCGCCGCCCAGGCCGAACAGGCCCTGGCCGAAGCCGGACTGCCCAACCTGCGCGTCCTCGACGGCGGCGTCATGGCGTGGGAGACCGCCGGAGGCCCGCTCACCCGGGGCCCGGAACGCTGGGACCTGGAGCGCCAGGTGCGCCTGGTCGCCGGAACCATCGTGGTGGTCACCGGTATCGTGGGCCTGTTCGTGCCCGGACTGCACCTGATCGGCACGGCCGTCGGGGCCGGGTTGGCCTTCGCCGCCCTGACCAACACCTGCGCGCTGGGCATGCTGCTGGCGAAGCTGCCCTACAACCGCGGACCGCGCACCGATCTCGACACGGTTGTCGCCGCCCTGCGGGGCCTGTCGTGA
- a CDS encoding MBL fold metallo-hydrolase: MFFAQYYLDCLSQASYMIADETTGRAVVVDPRRDVSEYLTDAAAHGFTIEAVVNTHFHADFLAGHLELADRTGAWIGYGQRAETEYPIRKLTDDERISLGDVHLQILETPGHTPESISVLVYEHADDAAPYGVLTGDALFIGDVGRPDLLASIGVTADELGRMLYESIQHKLMALPGAVRVFPAHGAGSACGKNLSTQRQSTIGEQRATNYACRPMSEEKFVELVTEGQPSAPAYFVYDAILNRKEHDLFDAAAAPLPLSVGEFMQRRAAGAVVVDARSPQDFAPGYLRGSVNVPADGRFAEQAGMVVSPEQDVVVIAPQDREEEVVTRLARIGFDKVGGYLREPDGAFPSLADEMEQASRLTADELRRLLDDEPPLVLDVRNAAEREEGFIEGSLHIPLAELARRVDEIPVDRPLVVHCAGGHRSSVAASLLRHQGRADVSDLLGGYGAWLALPTSADV; the protein is encoded by the coding sequence ATGTTCTTCGCCCAGTACTACCTCGACTGCCTCTCCCAGGCGTCATACATGATCGCCGACGAGACCACCGGCCGGGCGGTCGTCGTCGACCCCCGCCGTGACGTCTCCGAGTACCTCACCGACGCAGCCGCCCATGGCTTCACCATCGAGGCCGTCGTCAACACCCACTTCCACGCCGACTTCCTCGCCGGCCACCTGGAGCTGGCCGACCGCACCGGCGCCTGGATCGGCTACGGGCAGCGCGCCGAGACCGAGTACCCCATCCGCAAGCTGACCGACGACGAGCGCATCAGCCTCGGCGACGTGCACCTGCAGATCCTCGAAACCCCCGGCCACACGCCGGAGTCGATCAGCGTCCTGGTGTACGAGCACGCCGACGACGCCGCCCCCTACGGCGTCCTCACCGGGGACGCGCTGTTCATCGGCGACGTGGGCCGGCCCGACCTGCTCGCCTCGATCGGCGTGACCGCCGACGAACTCGGCCGCATGCTCTACGAGAGCATCCAGCACAAGCTGATGGCCCTGCCCGGCGCCGTCCGGGTCTTCCCCGCGCACGGCGCCGGCTCCGCCTGCGGCAAGAACCTCTCCACCCAGCGCCAGTCCACCATCGGCGAACAGCGCGCCACCAACTACGCCTGCCGCCCGATGAGCGAGGAGAAGTTCGTCGAGCTGGTCACCGAGGGACAGCCGTCCGCGCCCGCGTACTTCGTCTACGACGCCATCCTCAACCGCAAGGAGCACGACCTGTTCGACGCCGCCGCCGCGCCCCTGCCGCTGTCGGTCGGGGAGTTCATGCAGCGGCGCGCTGCGGGGGCGGTCGTGGTCGACGCCCGCTCGCCGCAGGACTTCGCCCCGGGGTATCTGCGCGGCTCGGTCAACGTGCCCGCGGACGGCCGCTTCGCCGAACAGGCCGGCATGGTCGTCTCCCCCGAGCAGGACGTCGTCGTCATCGCGCCGCAGGACCGCGAGGAGGAGGTCGTCACCCGGCTCGCCCGGATCGGCTTCGACAAGGTCGGCGGCTACCTGCGCGAGCCCGACGGCGCCTTCCCCTCGCTGGCCGACGAGATGGAACAGGCGAGCCGCCTGACTGCCGACGAACTGCGCCGCCTGCTCGACGACGAACCCCCGCTGGTCCTGGACGTGCGCAACGCCGCCGAGCGTGAAGAGGGCTTCATCGAGGGCTCCCTGCACATCCCGCTGGCCGAACTCGCCCGCCGCGTCGACGAGATCCCGGTCGACCGGCCCCTGGTCGTCCACTGCGCGGGCGGTCACCGCTCCTCCGTCGCCGCCAGCCTGCTGCGCCACCAGGGCCGCGCCGACGTCTCGGACCTGCTCGGCGGCTACGGCGCCTGGCTCGCCCTGCCGACATCGGCCGACGTCTGA
- a CDS encoding FAD/NAD(P)-binding oxidoreductase encodes MTATPSPTGEPISGRHRVAVIGGGSAGISVAARLRRAGVTDITLIEPSDTHWYQPLWTLVGGGQAPLRATRRPEGSVIPDGVRWIRRRAQAVDPDARTVTLSGGAELTYEYLVPAPGLQLDWDGVPGLAEAIGHDRVSSNYAPEYAPRTWELIRRMRSGTAVFTHPASPLKCGGAPQKIAYLAADYWRKQKLLDRIRIILVLPDPALFKVAAWSQVLEKVAARYGIEVRLRSEMTAVDGDAREITVTDHANGTKETIGYDLLHAVPPQSAPDWIKTGPLADPASPQGFVAADKHTLQHPSYDNVFTLGDVANLPTSKTGAAVRKQAPVVAANLLAAMNGRTPSHRYDGYTSCPLVTARDRMLLAEFDYDLNPTPSFPLINPFKERRTMWAFKRYGLPPVYWHGMLTGRL; translated from the coding sequence TTGACCGCCACCCCCTCACCCACCGGCGAGCCGATCTCCGGCCGCCACCGCGTCGCTGTCATCGGCGGCGGCAGCGCCGGCATCAGCGTCGCCGCCCGCCTGCGCCGAGCCGGCGTCACCGACATCACCCTGATCGAACCCTCCGACACCCACTGGTACCAGCCACTGTGGACCCTGGTCGGCGGCGGCCAGGCACCCCTGCGCGCCACCCGCCGCCCCGAAGGATCCGTCATACCCGACGGCGTGCGCTGGATCCGCCGGCGCGCCCAGGCCGTCGACCCCGACGCCCGCACGGTGACGCTCTCCGGCGGCGCCGAACTCACCTACGAGTACCTGGTGCCGGCGCCCGGCCTCCAGCTCGACTGGGACGGCGTGCCCGGCCTCGCCGAGGCGATCGGCCACGACCGGGTGAGCAGCAACTACGCGCCCGAGTACGCTCCGCGCACCTGGGAGCTGATCAGGCGGATGCGCTCCGGCACCGCGGTCTTCACGCACCCGGCGTCTCCGCTGAAGTGCGGCGGCGCCCCGCAGAAGATCGCCTACCTGGCCGCGGACTATTGGCGCAAGCAGAAATTGCTTGACCGGATCCGGATCATCCTCGTCCTCCCGGACCCGGCGCTGTTCAAGGTGGCCGCCTGGTCACAGGTCCTGGAGAAGGTGGCCGCCCGGTACGGGATCGAGGTGCGGCTGCGCTCCGAGATGACCGCCGTCGACGGTGACGCCCGCGAGATCACCGTCACCGACCACGCGAACGGCACGAAGGAGACCATCGGCTACGACCTCCTGCACGCCGTGCCGCCGCAGAGCGCACCCGACTGGATCAAGACGGGCCCGCTCGCCGACCCGGCAAGCCCCCAGGGGTTCGTCGCCGCGGACAAGCACACGCTCCAACACCCGTCCTACGACAACGTCTTCACACTCGGTGACGTGGCGAACCTGCCCACGTCCAAGACCGGCGCCGCCGTGCGCAAGCAGGCCCCGGTCGTGGCCGCCAATCTGCTCGCCGCGATGAACGGCCGGACTCCTTCGCACCGTTACGACGGCTACACGTCCTGTCCGCTGGTGACGGCCCGCGACCGGATGCTGCTCGCCGAGTTCGACTACGACCTGAACCCCACACCCAGCTTCCCGCTGATCAACCCCTTCAAGGAGCGGCGCACGATGTGGGCGTTCAAGCGGTACGGCCTGCCGCCGGTGTACTGGCACGGCATGCTCACCGGCCGCCTCTGA
- a CDS encoding HAMP domain-containing sensor histidine kinase: MSAPALGALALALAVTWFVTRRLTTPVVRVAATARALATGDRRAALHDQTLRRGRVVGDLGELAEAESARLSLHLTEVDLSTLVRAAVADREAEPRTAGLTVHTRTGAAPLPVHADADRLHQALGNLPSNAARHCRPGDTVTVTTSTTAAEAFVEVADTGPGIPADELPHVFDRLWRGSRGRATGGSGIGRRQRAGHRPRRHGHRGLLTKRRDPDNPPPAQGRRTALRVCP; encoded by the coding sequence GTGTCCGCCCCCGCTCTCGGCGCTCTCGCCCTCGCGCTGGCCGTCACCTGGTTCGTCACCCGGCGCCTGACCACTCCCGTGGTCAGGGTCGCGGCCACCGCCCGAGCGCTCGCCACCGGAGACCGCAGGGCCGCTCTCCACGACCAGACCCTGAGACGTGGCCGGGTCGTCGGTGACCTCGGGGAGCTGGCGGAGGCCGAGTCGGCACGGCTGTCCCTCCACCTGACCGAGGTAGACCTGAGCACCCTGGTCCGTGCCGCCGTGGCCGACCGCGAGGCCGAACCGCGCACCGCCGGACTGACCGTGCACACCCGCACGGGCGCTGCCCCCTTGCCGGTGCACGCCGACGCGGACCGCCTGCACCAGGCCCTCGGTAACCTGCCGAGCAACGCAGCACGCCACTGCCGTCCGGGCGACACGGTCACCGTCACCACCTCCACCACCGCTGCCGAGGCATTCGTCGAGGTGGCCGACACCGGTCCCGGCATCCCCGCCGACGAACTGCCCCATGTCTTCGACCGCCTCTGGCGCGGCAGCCGTGGCCGCGCGACCGGCGGCAGCGGCATCGGCCGTCGTCAAAGAGCTGGTCACCGCCCACGGCGGCACGGTCACCGCGGACTCCTCACCAAGCGGCGGGACCCGGATAACCCTCCGCCTGCCCAGGGCCGGCGCACGGCGCTCCGGGTCTGCCCTTGA